In Herbinix luporum, a single window of DNA contains:
- a CDS encoding SLAP domain-containing protein: MKKLLRVILVISMVLVLGMSTAATSYAEAASKKVKVKLNATKLTLYVGETFNLKVTGTKQKVKWSSSNKEVVTVNKKGKVSAKGKGKATITAKVGNKKYKCNVTVKEITSKTVFGNGCLLTSINTLQFSTKEIRKLSNGDYQVDAYIYNGLNYPVGDINVTSMTLYDRSGNQVASAAFGVCKNLVINQKSYAIWTFHFDKEYVNDGDFDLSKHSLHVYSNFIY, from the coding sequence ATGAAAAAGTTATTAAGAGTTATTTTAGTTATAAGTATGGTTTTAGTATTAGGAATGTCCACAGCTGCCACAAGTTATGCAGAGGCTGCCTCAAAAAAGGTAAAAGTAAAATTAAACGCTACTAAATTAACCCTCTACGTAGGAGAAACATTCAATTTAAAAGTCACCGGGACCAAACAAAAGGTAAAATGGTCAAGTAGTAATAAAGAGGTTGTTACAGTAAATAAAAAGGGTAAAGTTAGTGCTAAGGGAAAAGGGAAAGCAACTATTACAGCAAAAGTTGGCAATAAAAAATACAAGTGTAATGTCACTGTTAAGGAAATCACTAGCAAAACTGTATTTGGCAATGGTTGTTTACTAACATCTATAAATACATTGCAATTTTCAACAAAAGAAATTAGAAAACTTAGTAATGGTGATTATCAAGTTGATGCTTATATTTATAATGGACTAAATTATCCGGTTGGAGATATTAATGTAACTAGTATGACCCTATATGATAGAAGCGGAAATCAAGTAGCTTCTGCAGCATTTGGAGTTTGTAAAAATTTGGTTATCAATCAAAAGTCATATGCTATATGGACATTTCACTTTGATAAAGAATATGTTAACGATGGTGATTTTGATTTGTCAAAGCATAGTCTTCATGTATATAGTAATTTTATATACTAA
- a CDS encoding RNA polymerase sigma factor: MGKVVETYERNYKEEDQKLFRAIINLKEGDQDSFEQVYKLSEKYIYSIIYRIVRDNDKTADLMQETYIQIYNKLDTLDNVESFLVWAGRIATNKTLRYIQKYSKEVLLDEEETDFVFENVRDDKEEFLPEDILLNKEKKEKIYNIINNLSSEQKITIQYYYFHEMSVGEISKIMQCSPGTVKSRLNYARKQIKQAVIDTEKKEGIKLYSLSGLPLFWLLFREEAAACMVPEVISSSVIKGIGDTVGIKIVETVGNEIAKVGKKGLKELIHKFFDTTAGKIVSSVAVVSVAGTVAVSQIPKTLYTTTNTIIDVQKSSNEIQNPEDCHNQYLIDGKYIVLENDKDQRGVYTIKGKEILPSAFDKIEYNEYTGGLFRVSKDDMWAYYNKSGEIICDKMYDELGPVIDKMFWCYDEESDKYKVYSVDGYQVSDSSYDYIGEMANGLVVVKRDLKCGLLSIDGTLLFDIKYDDIFLGDGEYIVLNEELNDAYRRTVLDSSLNVVFTEDYDNKYMPLCFGSGFYNGVVELSGFQNLFTPIYVPTKVDGTWIFNPIDTDFLPYNFELYPNGYFSYYNDNLEKSVLFNTNGEEIAIADYSSFYYLDNKFILSDDRKYSLIDEKASVIISDYDMIWSHYKGKYYVCQEGNYYDLYKDDGTILYNDATYHIASIGSEMFKCESDSETIIVDGVSGKSFVLSPEESIISYFCDGYAIKYTCDDIIKIGEINYKYEIIDRKGKVVYTIDIPKEGGLDNPIVLKEGVYSYENEGKCYIKTWK, from the coding sequence ATGGGAAAGGTAGTAGAAACTTATGAAAGAAATTATAAAGAAGAAGACCAGAAGCTGTTTCGGGCAATTATTAATTTAAAAGAGGGAGATCAAGATTCTTTTGAGCAAGTGTATAAGTTATCGGAAAAGTATATTTACTCCATTATATATAGAATTGTAAGGGATAATGATAAAACCGCAGACTTAATGCAAGAGACTTATATTCAAATATACAATAAATTAGATACATTGGATAATGTAGAGTCTTTTCTTGTATGGGCGGGAAGGATAGCAACCAATAAAACTTTAAGATATATCCAGAAATATAGTAAAGAAGTATTATTAGATGAAGAAGAGACGGATTTTGTTTTTGAAAATGTAAGGGATGATAAAGAAGAATTCCTGCCGGAAGATATTTTATTAAATAAAGAAAAGAAAGAAAAAATATATAATATTATAAATAATTTGTCCAGTGAACAAAAGATAACTATTCAATATTATTATTTTCATGAAATGTCAGTGGGCGAAATTTCTAAGATAATGCAATGTTCCCCTGGTACAGTAAAATCCAGATTGAATTATGCAAGAAAACAAATTAAGCAAGCCGTTATAGATACTGAGAAAAAAGAAGGAATTAAGTTATATAGTCTATCAGGGTTACCACTGTTTTGGTTATTATTCCGTGAAGAGGCTGCAGCTTGCATGGTGCCAGAAGTAATATCCTCTAGTGTAATAAAAGGAATAGGAGATACTGTAGGTATAAAAATAGTAGAAACAGTGGGAAATGAAATAGCTAAAGTAGGTAAGAAAGGATTAAAAGAACTAATACATAAGTTTTTTGACACTACTGCCGGTAAAATTGTAAGTAGTGTGGCGGTAGTATCAGTAGCAGGGACTGTGGCAGTAAGTCAAATACCAAAAACCTTATATACCACAACTAATACCATAATAGATGTACAAAAATCATCAAACGAAATACAAAACCCTGAAGATTGCCACAACCAATATCTTATTGATGGTAAGTACATAGTATTGGAAAATGATAAGGATCAAAGAGGGGTATATACTATTAAGGGGAAAGAAATATTACCATCTGCATTTGATAAAATAGAATATAATGAGTATACCGGAGGATTATTTAGGGTAAGTAAAGATGACATGTGGGCTTATTATAATAAATCCGGAGAAATAATTTGTGACAAAATGTATGATGAACTAGGTCCTGTTATTGATAAAATGTTTTGGTGCTACGATGAAGAAAGTGATAAATATAAAGTTTATTCAGTAGATGGATATCAGGTATCCGATTCTTCCTATGATTATATTGGTGAGATGGCTAATGGCCTGGTTGTTGTTAAAAGGGATCTTAAATGTGGGCTTTTAAGTATAGACGGTACACTTTTATTTGATATTAAGTATGATGATATTTTCTTAGGTGATGGTGAATACATAGTTCTAAATGAAGAACTTAATGATGCATATAGGCGAACTGTACTTGATAGTTCTTTGAATGTGGTTTTCACAGAAGATTATGATAATAAATATATGCCCTTATGTTTTGGAAGTGGATTTTATAATGGTGTTGTTGAATTATCAGGCTTTCAAAATCTTTTTACACCTATATATGTACCTACAAAAGTAGATGGCACCTGGATTTTTAATCCCATTGATACAGATTTTCTACCTTATAATTTTGAATTATATCCAAACGGCTATTTTTCTTATTATAATGATAATTTAGAAAAGAGTGTATTGTTTAATACTAATGGAGAGGAAATTGCAATTGCTGATTACTCGTCATTTTACTATTTAGATAATAAATTCATTTTAAGTGATGATAGGAAGTATAGTTTAATAGATGAAAAGGCTAGTGTAATTATATCTGATTATGATATGATTTGGAGCCATTATAAAGGGAAATATTATGTGTGCCAAGAAGGAAATTATTATGATTTGTATAAAGATGATGGTACTATTTTATATAATGACGCTACTTATCATATAGCTAGTATAGGCAGCGAAATGTTTAAATGTGAATCAGATAGTGAAACAATAATAGTAGATGGGGTGAGCGGAAAAAGTTTTGTTCTATCTCCGGAAGAAAGTATTATATCATATTTTTGTGATGGCTATGCCATAAAGTATACATGTGATGATATAATAAAAATTGGCGAGATTAACTATAAATACGAAATAATAGATAGAAAGGGAAAGGTGGTATATACTATTGATATACCTAAGGAAGGGGGGCTAGATAATCCTATAGTATTAAAAGAGGGGGTTTATTCTTATGAAAATGAGGGGAAATGTTACATAAAAACCTGGAAGTAA